From one Solanum lycopersicum chromosome 12, SLM_r2.1 genomic stretch:
- the LOC101248179 gene encoding UDP-glucose 4-epimerase GEPI48-like, which translates to MSKNILVTGGAGYIGSHTVLQLLLGGYKTVVVDNLDNSSAIAIKRVQELAGRFGSNLLFYNIDLRDKPAVEKLFESNKFDAVIHFAGLKAVGESVQKPLMYYNNNITGTITLLEVMATRGCKNLVFSSSSTVYGWPKEVPCTEESPISAANPYGRTKLFAEDICRDVYHSDSQWKVILLRYFNPIGAHPSGCIGDDPRGIPNNLMPFVQQVAVGRRPALTVYGTDYPTKDGTAVRDYIHVVDLADGHIAALRKLFDPSTGCEVYNLGTGKGSSVLEVVAAFEKASGKKIPLVMSGRRPGDAEIVYAATEKAERELNWRAKYGIEDMCRDQWNWASKNPYGYEGSKESK; encoded by the exons ATGTCGAAGAATATATTGGTGACGGGTGGAGCTGGGTATATTGGGAGTCACACGGTGTTACAGTTGCTGTTGGGTGGTTATAAGACAGTGGTGGTTGATAATTTGGATAATTCATCTGCAATTGCAATCAAAAGGGTTCAGGAACTTGCGGGTCGATTTGGGTCTAACCTATTGTTTTACAAT ATTGATCTGCGTGATAAGCCTGCAGTTGAAAAGCTTTTCGAGTCTAACAA GTTTGATGCTGTTATACATTTTGCTGGACTAAAAGCAGTGGGTGAAAGTGTCCAGAAACCTTTGATGTACTATAACAACAATATTACAGGTACAATAACCCTGCTGGAAGTCATGGCAACGCGTGGATGCAAAAAT CTTGTGTTCTCTTCATCGTCTACTGTCTATGGTTGGCCAAAAGAGGTTCCTTGTACTGAGGAGTCTCCCATAAGTGCTGCAAATCCTTATGGAAGAACAAAG CTCTTTGCTGAAGATATTTGCCGAGATGTCTACCATTCTGACTCTCAATGGAAAGTCATATTGTTGCGGTACTTCAATCCTATTGGTGCACATCCAAGTGGCTGTATTGGTGATGATCCACGTGGAATTCCAAACAACCTCATGCCCTTTGTTCAACAAGTTGCTGTTGGCAGGAGACCAGCACTGACAGTTTATGGAACTGATTATCCAACAAAGGATGGCACTGCG GTACGTGATTACATTCATGTTGTTGATTTAGCGGATGGCCATATTGCTGCCTTGCGGAAGCTGTTCGATCCTTCGACCG GTTGTGAAGTTTACAACCTGGGAACTGGGAAAGGATCATCAGTCTTGGAAGTGGTGGCAGCATTTGAGAAGGCATCAGGAAAG AAAATTCCACTGGTGATGTCTGGTCGAAGACCTGGGGACGCTGAAATTGTATACGCAGCAACAGAGAAAGCAGAACGAGAATTGAATTGGAG GGCTAAATATGGCATTGAAGATATGTGCCGGGATCAGTGGAACTGGGCCAGTAAAAACCCCTACGGCTATGAAGGATCGAAGGAATCAAAGTGA